A window of Pyxidicoccus xibeiensis contains these coding sequences:
- a CDS encoding DUF5819 family protein: protein MADKGGDALGRRLVRIAPAVLLLVIVMHFGITLAYLTPINPAKLRVSSLLDGYMEPFFAQRWTLFGPDVAARTKYLLVSCRAEDARGEVREHPFVNITRPLRELKQRHRLTPADRLDRAQLAGVKMSQAQDDEVARRLLEKPEDSEPYRQAVALVEQQRKQRRERGFRLVIRVASAACASLHPGEQIRDVRVRIATIQAPPFSRRMEPEESGETSYADSDWHPFEATETL from the coding sequence TTGGCTGACAAGGGTGGAGATGCTCTGGGCAGGCGGTTGGTTCGCATTGCTCCTGCGGTGTTGTTGCTGGTCATTGTGATGCATTTCGGAATCACCCTTGCATATCTGACCCCCATCAATCCGGCGAAGTTGAGAGTGTCCTCGCTGCTGGATGGCTATATGGAGCCATTCTTTGCTCAGCGCTGGACTCTTTTCGGGCCGGACGTGGCGGCACGGACGAAATACCTCCTGGTTTCCTGCCGCGCAGAGGATGCGCGGGGAGAGGTGCGTGAGCATCCCTTCGTCAACATCACCCGACCTTTGCGTGAACTGAAGCAGCGGCATCGGCTGACGCCAGCAGACCGCCTGGACAGGGCGCAGCTGGCGGGAGTGAAGATGAGCCAGGCTCAGGACGACGAGGTCGCCCGCCGCTTGCTGGAGAAGCCCGAAGACAGCGAGCCGTATCGTCAAGCGGTTGCCCTGGTGGAACAGCAGCGCAAGCAACGGCGTGAGCGAGGCTTCCGGCTGGTCATTCGTGTGGCCTCAGCGGCATGTGCAAGCCTTCATCCCGGGGAGCAGATCCGTGACGTCCGGGTCCGTATCGCAACCATCCAGGCGCCTCCCTTCTCGCGCCGGATGGAGCCAGAAGAGTCGGGTGAGACTTCATACGCGGACTCTGACTGGCATCCCTTCGAGGCAACGGAGACGCTGTGA